The genomic stretch gaaacaacgattcgacatgtagagggtgaatttctaaatttttaatgatatcaggataattttttgtcacgttttgtgttcatggacgttacccgagttcaccatgtttatgctgaaaccaaaaaacaatcaatgtcctggatgcgagcttccaaagtgacgatgaagaaattcaaagtgaaaatcagtaggttagattaaagcggtaggtttttgggacgctgaaagaataattatggtggaatattttaaaaaggtagccactttattgggctcttactaaacagaccaaattaaaagattccGGTAGGTTggtaaggaaaagagacatggcaaactgcggacctgaacgctgtttcaccaagacaacgcaccagatcacaaagcgtcagttgcgatggctgccattcaaaaatcagcattccaaatgcttgaacacctaccctatttttttgatctaagtagctcctatttacttttatctctttcctcggtacaagaaacactttcttagcaataaattattttaagacgacagcgaagtgatggccgcgtggaggggtttttgtggatgaagtcaaagtttttttaataagtttaggaaaaatattattgaagtatattttctaattaGAAGACTAGGtatctagagaactacataattattataactctaatgaccttgtttaatattgattatcattacttttggatcaacccatgtacatgggatattcgtatctcatactaaatgtatgggagggtttcaagttaattttttagatatttctcgttttatttttaaaaattaattatggccattttactcattaggttaaatactttcgatatcagtttaaagttttttgatatctgtaatagttacggaataatcgcctgtgcacacttaacgattacaccctgtatagcaTATATGAATGTTTTCAGCATAATAAATTTACTGCGTTATATAGCCGCATTAtagtctaaataaaaaatatcacaatttTCGACAGTTTGCTATCTCGCGAAATAAATCCTGTATTACAATCTTACGGTGACCAAGATACATGTTTTAATAAGACTGTGGCGACCTGTGGCGACaattttaaatctttcaaTTTAGTACTATTCACAAAATGGATGTGTGGGTGTGGTCGATGGTCTCGTTGTATTAGTGAAGTCACCATAcataattttagttatttcaaatttcaatacatttaaacttaatattattattaattacataagtaagtatattatataagtgaGAAAAAcccaatatattatttagcaGCAGACATAAACGgatgtataggtacctagtaataggtaggtactagctATTAAtcgtaatattaatttatttggagACACAGATTAGGGATTACTATTTGTGTGCTTTGTGATATATTTTCTTGGggttataagttataaccatCACTATTATTTAGAAAGAGTATAAATCTGACCCGTGACTGGATCAACTGCAAGAGACGGAGGTAGTTCCGCAGCAATGTCAGCTAAAGCCTCCCATCGAGTTGATCGACTACATTCCGACTGACTTGGACTTACGTGTTCATTAAGTTTGCTATCTTCTTcccttaaaaaatagaaaaaataattagataGGTATACAtactatgtaaataataaaattttaactaggtacctatttggTAGGTATTCATTCTCCGTCCACATTGAACATTATTATCTCTATACTctatagaatattattatctagctatatctatacagggtgtcccactattggtatactaagcgcgaagagACTTGTAGTTAagtgatcacgtaaaaaatacttaaacaacaaaattacgtcaaacaTTGTTTGCTaattttttcctgaaaatccatattttcttctctagcttcgcgcagccggcatatacctaccgcttcgctaatgtgagcatgttgtctatgaaaacataatcttaaacgatagctcacgtgctggtggtAAAGTTGGgtgggttgcttgttatgggtttaagaattcatctatttgaataaaaagtaattacaaTTTCTGGATTGCacagagttttaagaattcatctagttatttgaaaaaaaaaatgcgtctggaattttataattattttttacgaactaagcgtatgcaaaacaataacctcctttgagcttagtataccaacagtgggacaccctgtatagtgtatatttctacgaataaatattttggataTTCCCTATGTTTCCTTGCGGGAATgccttgttttattttgttttttttttaatatgttagtCTTTTTCTTTCGAGAAACTGTAAATatggattttcttgttaccaCTTAGTTACCAGCATCAGTTAATTAAGAGTTAACATTAAGAAAAAGTGAAACTCACGTAATTTCTATTTCTTCTAAAGAACTTGTTACAATTTCTGGATTGCACGGCTCATCTACCTCCACCGATTCAGTCGGTATATTTTCATCGACACATTCCTCGTTACTGGGAAGCCCATTTATATCCTTAATACGAGTATGTTCAAGTATTTCATTGACTATGACAATATCTGCTACCTCTTTGAatgatgtaattttattttcctggCCATTTTGATTGTCATAAATCTTGAATTCTAACGGCGCGTTTCCATCCAAAtctgataataaataagtagatTATGATATTAAACCCTACCGATACTAGCTTTACGCCTGCGGCTTCTCTCGCATGGTTAACGGAAAAAccgtatatttatataatttttttaaaagaataaaaaaaatcgatcactcgtggcgggattcgaacccgcgtcttccgccattccggggcgatGCCTGAACAAAGCTGTCATGGTGCGGGGTGTTGAGGTGGTGTTAAACTcacaaaactaaaatctaAAAGAGTAGAATAATTTCGTTATGTGGATCACGGGTGGCCGAGTTGGTCAGGCGTCGCCCCGGAATGGGTCGGAAGACGCAGGTTCGATTTCCGCCTCATGATTGaattttttgtattctttaaaaaaatataaagcatttgaatgccatttAAAAACCTAAAATATCAAACCAATAGTTCTCGTTTCTATAATGTCCTTTTTTAGGTCTCACTTCTTTGTAGGTATCTACTAGGTAACTTGGTTCAGTGGCTCAGGCGTGAAGAAGAGAGCCAAACTGAAAGatttgctttttaatattaaatagtatggattgtaaTCACTGCATGGTTTATAAAAAAGTCGCTGTCACTGTCTATCcgtgcctattaaaaatagaataaaatttatataccaATCACACCtacttaaaatatgtactcAAAAATctaatacctaatatatagtatgaagttatttttttttattattaaaagtctataattaacaatatacaACTACATTAATTTCTATATAGCCCGCAAATTAAACCAACTCTAAATGGCACCCTGATTTGGATTTGGAAACGTTCCAGAATCCAGTCACTGGCCTATTTGTCGTGATAATTACCATAAGAGTTACAACAATTCGTTGATGTCACGCAAAaggtttgttttatttttaaatttacctaaCTACCTACGTGTTTAAAGGCACTCAAAacgtagatatatttttaacatgtcTTCATTAGcgattattgttaaattttagatCATCAGGAAAATTCTGGATGGCATTTGTCTATTACAAGGTTTAtctgtgttatttattatcgCTCTTTTATGTAGGCCTACTTACGCTattaccacagaatacataatagtagctaaacgctactaTTACCTTGGCTATTACATAGAagaaaatctaataaattcaaattcaaattcaaattatttatttcttcctttCACAATAGGTCCTTAACTAATTTGTGATTGGAACACTCCTAGTAagcaaatacataatatgcttGTGTCAGGAGGTTCCGCTCTTCCATAACACTATTAGACacagaaacagaaataaaacaatatgaatgaatacaatgcaaaaacacaaaagaaaagaaagaatttaataaaacctttgtgtgagtgtgtgtgtgtgtgtgtgtgataAAACAATAATGGGGAAACCTACTTTCTCAAAATTGTAGCCTGAGATAAGGATTTAAACTAATAACAGTATTGCGTTTATAGAGCGTTTAGTAGGTAGCCGACAAAAATATACcttgaaaatatttctttaatcgAAGGACAAGTTCAACTTGAGGTTACCGACCGGTCGTGTAATGGTCCAATATCATGGGGAGTTAATAGTCGCTACATTTATATATCATTATACTTTTTTTGACTAAACGAGTCGGTCACCttgagcgttttcacattatccgatccgatatcggatatcgatagccgatagccgatatccgatatccgatatcggacacaatttgccctttcacattatccgataatatcgtcccgatatcatgagtgttgccagaaactggaaaagtagatatatggggaattaaaaaaaacagtggatgcatttgtgttacaaaaaataaactttattttaaatgaaataaatagtaattaataaactgatgtttttcaaaccggtttAATCTGCTGACTGCTGAGTATGGATTTGTACCCTCTGCAGAGTCAGaatctagtttcaatattcaatttcattgtgaggcttgttttttttatatgctgtttttctttttttaataatagaacatgttgtgtggttgtagtgaattttagaacttttttatattaaatcatgtatGACTGTTATGTTcatgtacaaataaaataaaataaaattcaactcagtattaaagcgacgaaactgtcaaatacaaattcaaatttacaaatgtaggtgctgttattacaattttatagtgcTAATATGTACATTCTACCTAATATCTGGgggtgcaaatatttaaacagaaataaattaaactaaactaattcaCAGTCACAGATTCCGCAATGTACGtagtaccacagactaataataatatagccatgacaaccaaaatagtaaggccccgtttccacctgcaagtaaacttCTGCGAGaactgtccgacagtctgtctgacagcaacttgcaagtctaattccgcgtttccacctgcaagtagacgtgcaagttgctgtcagaTAGACTGTCGGACAGTTCTCGCAGaagtttacttgcaggtggaaacggggcCTAAGCAAGCTCAAAAGTCGCCGCGCGTTCTTGACAAAATTTAGGGTCGCCGCATTCTAATTCTGgaattttagagaaaactaaacaaaattgccgtattgtaaattttcttttcaataaaaagggtttgatttaaaaaaattcaacttatagatcgtagttgtacatacagtaaaaataactacaataaagaaaccgacttaaaaaacagctggaaaagtaaaatataaaaaagatttgatattattaattacttaatattatttagatgtgctatttattatacaggtttgatatcggcgctaaaacaaagcactaaatctgtgactcaatgacaacaatataataaacagcTTACAGCACAAGAGTAGTCCGAGTAGGAGGAGGAGCGAGGcagaatgagtaaataaagataaaagacactaatatttcgaagatacggttgaatttaagaacacaatatatttttgtttacttcagttcatccaattgccgtatattataggacggtattaaaatagctcccgtataaatcgtatttttaatgcctttaaatacttaaatgaatgttttcttaataaaaaggtttaaagtaaatgaaaggatttttttttacatttagcgcctagaaatgactgaaaatacacaaactagtgctctttttgctgttggtatactaccttttcgaaaattgggttggtaacactgaacattatcgtccgatagttcacgggaatatcgttgttggctccgata from Colias croceus chromosome 9, ilColCroc2.1 encodes the following:
- the LOC123694316 gene encoding uncharacterized protein LOC123694316, encoding MGCTSSAPNMADIQTNATEETKVQKDNEIDKMNSENNVDIKFERKNNIEALPSCDTFTENIQLASNSNSTDTNHDMEGKVNDLDGNAPLEFKIYDNQNGQENKITSFKEVADIVIVNEILEHTRIKDINGLPSNEECVDENIPTESVEVDEPCNPEIVTSSLEEIEITEEDSKLNEHVSPSQSECSRSTRWEALADIAAELPPSLAVDPVTGQIYTLSK